The Triticum dicoccoides isolate Atlit2015 ecotype Zavitan chromosome 6A, WEW_v2.0, whole genome shotgun sequence genome has a window encoding:
- the LOC119319607 gene encoding uncharacterized protein LOC119319607, with protein MDDVQRTEALLLAARFLTGGAANFAVALPKTALPAAAAQLAQRAREIADSADESEFDSSGLRAAADMLSQADAGSRPRAITDLLRECFLLEGLAAGRDAAASEGLRRGILDLAMAGGTLLRVLPTRRWDFLLAAEMAQDREEARERDGAREDEAAPATAKVVADAATAAGWWSRLASRFSKKKWLSGGEETDPEAQSLLARSQPDPSPSPSRSPSDSSPPWGNWLSVQMFALSGSMCLLPYMGPAALLGKDYSDNYRWWVHLVFQIVFCLVVVGVPCALSGRSRIEEQYARFAAHLGMLGITVNIIMFSHWMLAANALYIMWAFLVLASLCFLVYWIVDMVLYGRRGISN; from the exons ATGGACGACGTGCAGCGGACCGAGGCCCTGCTCCTGGCGGCGCGCTTCCTGACGGGAGGCGCCGCCAACTTCGCCGTCGCCTTGCCCAAGACTGCTCTGCCCGCCGCAGCCGCGCAGCTGGCCCAGCGTGCTCGGGAGATCGCAGATTCTGCGGACGAGTCTGAGTTCGACAGCTCCGGCCTGCGCGCCGCCGCCGACATGCTGTCGCAGGCAGACGCGGGCAGCAGGCCCCGGGCCATCACGGACCTGCTGCGGGAGTGCTTCCTGTTGGAGGGGCTCGCGGCCGGGAGAGACGCGGCTGCTTCGGAGGGCCTCAGGCGAGGCATCCTGGACTTGGCGATGGCCGGGGGGACCCTCCTCCGCGTCCTCCCGACCCGCCGTTGGGATTTCTTGCTCGCGGCGGAGATGGCGCAGGATCGTGAGGAGGCCCGCGAGAGGGACGGGGCCCGCGAGGACGAGGCCGCGCCCGCGACGGCCAAGGTGGTTGCTGACGCCGCGACGGCGGCGGGATGGTGGTCGCGGCTCGCGAGCCGGTTCTCCAAGAAGAAGTGGCTGAGCGGCGGCGAGGAGACGGACCCCGAAGCTCAGTCGCTGCTAGCACGCAGCCAGCCTGAccccagccccagccccagccgCTCCCCCTCG GACTCGTCGCCGCCATGGGGCAACTGGCTCAGTGTCCAGATGTTTGCGCTCTCTGGGTCGATGTGCCTGCTTCCGTACATGGGTCCTGCCGCGCTGCTCGGTAAAGACTATTCAGATAACTACAGGTGgtgggttcaccttgtatttcagaTAGTGTTTTGCTTGGTGGTCGTGGGAGTACCCTGCGCCTTGTCCGGACGGTCACGGATCGAGGAGCAGTATGCCCGTTTCGCCGCTCACCTCGGGATGTTGG GTATCACCGTGAACATCATCATGTTCTCTCACTGGATGCTGGCCGCCAATGCCCTGTACATCATGTGGGCTTTCCTAGTGCTGGCCAGCCTATGCTTCCTCGTGTATTGGATAGTGGATATGG TGTTGTATGGTAGGCGAGGTATAAGCAACTAG